Proteins from one Oncorhynchus masou masou isolate Uvic2021 chromosome 12, UVic_Omas_1.1, whole genome shotgun sequence genomic window:
- the si:ch211-191i18.4 gene encoding cocaine- and amphetamine-regulated transcript protein, producing MTNFTVLFLLMCCVLCVHFLSVGVEARLPDVPLLETRDSRKHKQLGVPVHDRGQLQREISSSVLRNKFNRLPGVCQRLRRRRITILCNSNVGKYCSVKDGAQHGHICRCPRASKCKYFFLRSL from the exons ATGACGAATTTCACTGTGCTGTTTCTGCTGATGTGTTGTGTTCTATGTGTGCACTTTCTGTCTGTCGGAGTAGAGGCAAGATTACCGGACGTTCCGTTGTTGGAAACACGAGACTCACGCAAGCATAAACAG TTGGGTGTCCCTGTCCATGATAGGGGACAGCTTCAGAGGGAAATATCTTCCTCAGTTTTGAGAAACAAGTTCAACCGCCTTCCGGGAGTATGTCAACGTCTACGCAGAAGGAGAATCACAATTCTG TGCAATTCCAACGTGGGCAAGTACTGTTCGGTCAAAGATGGAGCTCAACATGGCCATATTTGCCGCTGTCCAAGAGCATCAAAGTGTAAATACTTCTTTCTGAGGAGTCTGTAG